The following coding sequences are from one Nicotiana tabacum cultivar K326 chromosome 1, ASM71507v2, whole genome shotgun sequence window:
- the LOC142162183 gene encoding uncharacterized protein LOC142162183 yields MMIAPNIQKVIVNACAKEIMKAIVEDLNGDYFRILVDESKDVSHKEQMALVLQSSFKRRDMLREDQAKKLEELQVLGEVHTGSGLNQELGLQRPERSMAKSLVNDIRSFEFVHMMHLMLKLLAITNNLNMALQRKDQDIVNAMKLVGFAKRQLQGMRESKWESLINDASSFCAKHDIVIPEMELNSHFDAVNSNLLLGMASLSLDNSFANYDKERIMKPATLYPHEFSGSKLEDLSYELDNYILFVKEDNDFFNLKGLGDLSETLVEIDLYKTWRLVFLLVKLSLILPVATAMVEKTFFSMKYIKNDLRSRIGDEFLNDCLVCYIEDEVFETVPNDAIIDRFQSMTTRRVQL; encoded by the exons ATGATGATTGCTCCAAATATCCAAAAAGTGATCGTGAATGCTTGTGCAAAAGAAATAATGAAAGCAATAGTTGAAGATTTGAATGGAgattattttagaattttggtTGATGAATCTAAGGACGTCTCTCATAAGGAACAAATGGCTCTTGTTCTGCA AAGTTCTTTTAAGCGTAGGGATATGCTTCGAGAGGATCAGGCAAAAAAATTAGAGGAGCTACAAGTGCTTGGTGAAGTTCATACAGGAAGTGGACTAAATCAAGAACTTGGACTCCAAAGGCCAG AGAGATCAATGGCAAAAAGTTTAGTGAATGACATAAGATCTTTTGAGTTTGTGCATATGATGCACTTGATGTTAAAATTATTGGCAATTACAAATAATTTGAATATGGCTTTGCAAAGAAAAGATCAGGATATTGTAAATGCTATGAAGCTTGTTGGTTTCGCCAAGAGGCAATTGCAAGGGATGAGAGAATCTAAATGGGAATCTTTGATAAATGATGCCTCTTCAttttgtgccaagcatgatattgTGATCCCTGAAATGG AGCTTAACAGTCATTTTGATGCGGTGAATAGTAATCTACTTCTTGGTATGGCTAGTTTGAGTCTGGATAATTCTTTTGCAAATTATGATAAAGAAAGAATTATGAAACCTGCTACACTTTATCCTCACGAGTTTAGTGGTTCAAAGCTTGAAGATCTCAGTTACGAGCTTGACAACTATATTCTCTTTGTGAAAGAAGACAACGATTTCTTTAACTTGAAAGGACTTGGAGATCTTTCAGAAACACTAGTTGAAATAGATTTGTACAAGACATGGAGACTTGTTTTTTTGCTTGTGAAGTTAAGTCTGATATTGCCTGTCGCTACTGCAATGGTAGAAAAAACTTTTTTTTCAATGAAGTACATCAAAAATGACTTGCGTAGCAGAATTGGTGATGAATTTTTGAATGACTGTTTAGTTTGTTATATAGAAGATGAAGTATTTGAAACTGTACCTAATGATGCGATTATTGATCGTTTTCAAAGCATGACAACCCGTAGGGTACAATTGTAA